The Mycobacteriales bacterium genome window below encodes:
- a CDS encoding WcaI family glycosyltransferase has protein sequence MRGLRILVVGINYAPEHSGIAPYTTQACEHFVAQGAEVFVLAGVPHYPHWSMPGEYSGRLRTDEVRNGVPVRRLRHHVPAKQSALRRIVYEVSFGSHAYTQRLPFRPDVVLAVVPSLFGTAAAALLARRHGARLVVWVQDLMGPATAQSGIAGGASISRVTTLIEGWALRRAAAVGVLNATFRPYVESIGVAPERIHVVPNWSHVERPGADRRVTRARLGWADDQVIALHSGNMGLKQGLENVVAAARLAMDAAPELRFVLMGDGNQRLALEDIGGMLPNLDFLPPADDTEFTDVLAAADVLLINERAATLDMSLPSKLTSYFRAGRPVLAAVPGLGTTADEIRRSGGGVVVAPEDALTLLRGIQDLMADEELLCQLAAAAAAYSEEHLGEQSSLRRLARLVSLSGAGVDQPAGRGLK, from the coding sequence TTGCGCGGCCTTCGCATCCTCGTCGTCGGGATCAACTACGCGCCGGAGCACTCCGGGATCGCTCCCTACACGACGCAGGCGTGTGAGCACTTCGTCGCGCAGGGAGCCGAAGTGTTCGTGCTCGCCGGGGTGCCGCACTACCCCCACTGGTCGATGCCCGGTGAGTACTCCGGCCGCTTGCGCACCGACGAGGTCCGCAACGGCGTCCCCGTGCGTCGCCTGCGCCACCATGTGCCGGCGAAGCAGTCGGCTCTCCGCAGGATCGTCTACGAGGTGAGCTTCGGCTCCCACGCCTACACCCAGCGCCTCCCGTTCCGGCCCGATGTCGTGCTCGCGGTGGTGCCCTCCCTGTTCGGCACGGCTGCCGCCGCACTGCTGGCGCGGCGGCACGGCGCGCGCCTCGTTGTGTGGGTCCAGGACCTGATGGGGCCGGCGACCGCCCAGAGCGGCATCGCGGGTGGAGCCAGCATCAGTCGGGTCACGACGCTCATCGAGGGCTGGGCGCTGCGCCGCGCCGCCGCTGTCGGTGTGCTCAACGCCACCTTCCGGCCCTACGTCGAGAGCATCGGGGTGGCCCCCGAGCGCATCCACGTCGTCCCCAACTGGTCCCATGTGGAGCGGCCCGGAGCCGACCGACGGGTGACGCGCGCGCGACTCGGCTGGGCCGACGACCAAGTGATCGCGCTGCACAGCGGCAACATGGGCCTCAAGCAAGGCCTGGAGAACGTCGTGGCGGCCGCGCGGCTCGCGATGGACGCCGCCCCAGAGCTGCGCTTCGTGCTGATGGGCGACGGCAACCAACGACTCGCGCTGGAGGACATCGGGGGCATGCTCCCGAACCTCGACTTCCTGCCGCCCGCTGACGACACGGAGTTCACGGACGTGCTGGCGGCGGCCGACGTCCTGCTGATCAACGAACGCGCCGCCACCCTCGACATGAGCCTGCCCAGCAAGCTCACCTCCTACTTCCGTGCCGGACGACCGGTGCTCGCCGCTGTGCCCGGCCTCGGGACGACCGCCGACGAGATCCGTCGCTCGGGCGGCGGCGTCGTCGTCGCCCCTGAGGACGCCTTGACGCTGTTGCGTGGGATCCAGGACCTCATGGCCGACGAGGAGCTGCTGTGCCAACTGGCTGCAGCCGCGGCCGCCTACAGCGAGGAGCACCTCGGCGAGCAGTCCAGTCTCCGGCGGTTGGCTCGGCTCGTGAGCTTGTCGGGCGCCGGCGTGGACCAGCCCGCCGGACGCGGCCTCAAGTAG
- a CDS encoding WcaF family extracellular polysaccharide biosynthesis acetyltransferase has translation MTAKGGVVREQRLEDFTGAGYDKGRPVALQALWFACSNLIVQKWWCPARLRVLLLRAFGAKIGTGVFIRHRVKVLWPWKLEVGDHSWLGEGVWILNLEPVTLGRRVCVSQEAFLCAGSHNWTSATFEYRNAPITLGDASWVAARSTVLPGVRIGPGAVVTAGCTVGRDVPTNAVVTRQMENSVHGRKGER, from the coding sequence ATGACGGCTAAAGGCGGAGTGGTGCGAGAGCAGCGTCTCGAGGATTTTACGGGAGCGGGTTACGACAAGGGGCGCCCGGTTGCACTGCAGGCCCTTTGGTTCGCTTGCTCCAATTTGATTGTGCAGAAATGGTGGTGCCCGGCGCGGCTCCGAGTCCTCCTGTTAAGGGCCTTCGGGGCGAAGATCGGTACGGGGGTGTTTATTCGACACAGGGTGAAAGTGCTTTGGCCATGGAAGCTGGAGGTTGGGGACCACTCCTGGCTCGGCGAAGGTGTATGGATCTTGAATCTTGAACCAGTAACGCTGGGTAGGCGGGTTTGTGTTTCGCAGGAGGCCTTCCTCTGCGCAGGCTCGCACAATTGGACATCTGCCACCTTCGAGTACCGCAATGCGCCCATTACCCTTGGTGACGCCTCTTGGGTCGCCGCTCGCTCGACAGTTCTGCCGGGGGTAAGGATAGGGCCCGGGGCTGTCGTGACAGCCGGATGCACAGTGGGCAGGGACGTACCAACCAACGCCGTAGTCACCCGCCAAATGGAGAATTCAGTGCATGGACGGAAGGGGGAGAGATGA
- the gmd gene encoding GDP-mannose 4,6-dehydratase, giving the protein MKKRALITGITGQDGSYLTDLLLRKGYEVHGLIRRASTFNTDRIDEYYQDPHDPERKLVLHHGDLSDGTGLVNLLAMIKPDEVYHLGAQSHVKVSFEMPEYTGDITGLGTMRLLEALRAAHVNTRFYQASSSELYGSTPPPQNEETPFHPRSPYSVAKLYGYWATVNYREAYGMYACNGILFNHESERRGETFVTRKITRAVARIAAGLQDKVWLGNLDSVRDWGYAPEYVEGMWRMLQADEATDYVLATGHAMTVRDFCQAAFARVNLDWEKHVAYDARYERPSEVDALIGDASKAERVLGWKAQTFGADLVNRMVDGDVKKLEDELAGRNVRIDR; this is encoded by the coding sequence ATGAAGAAGCGAGCGCTCATCACCGGCATTACAGGGCAAGACGGGAGCTACCTGACTGATTTGCTGCTGCGTAAAGGCTACGAGGTCCACGGGCTGATCCGACGTGCGTCGACCTTCAACACCGATCGCATCGATGAGTACTACCAGGACCCGCACGACCCGGAGCGCAAGCTGGTCCTGCACCACGGCGACCTGTCGGACGGCACCGGCCTCGTCAACCTGCTTGCAATGATCAAGCCGGACGAGGTGTACCACCTCGGAGCGCAGAGCCACGTCAAGGTGAGCTTCGAGATGCCGGAGTACACCGGCGACATCACGGGCCTCGGGACGATGCGCCTGCTGGAAGCCCTGCGCGCCGCCCACGTGAACACGCGCTTCTACCAGGCCTCGAGCAGCGAGCTCTACGGCTCGACGCCGCCGCCGCAAAATGAGGAGACGCCGTTCCACCCGCGCTCGCCGTACTCCGTCGCCAAGCTCTACGGCTACTGGGCGACCGTGAACTACCGCGAGGCGTATGGGATGTACGCCTGCAACGGGATCCTGTTCAACCACGAGTCCGAGCGGCGCGGCGAGACCTTCGTGACGCGCAAGATCACGCGCGCGGTTGCGCGGATCGCCGCGGGTCTGCAGGACAAGGTGTGGCTCGGCAACCTCGACTCCGTGCGGGACTGGGGCTATGCGCCTGAGTATGTCGAGGGCATGTGGCGCATGCTGCAGGCCGATGAGGCGACCGACTACGTGCTCGCGACCGGACACGCCATGACGGTGCGCGACTTCTGCCAAGCCGCCTTCGCGCGCGTCAACCTCGACTGGGAGAAGCACGTCGCCTACGACGCCCGTTACGAGCGGCCATCCGAGGTCGACGCCCTCATCGGCGACGCCAGCAAGGCTGAGCGCGTGCTCGGCTGGAAGGCGCAGACCTTCGGTGCCGACCTGGTGAACCGGATGGTGGACGGCGACGTCAAGAAGCTCGAGGACGAGCTCGCCGGCCGCAACGTGCGCATCGACCGCTAG
- a CDS encoding S8 family serine peptidase: MRFVPLTGAAGLLAVALSATPSVAQPERPQAGAAGSARFVLSVAPGFDTGALPAGVTVARELTAVGAVVVDAAPADLLSLRSVPGVRGVAPDRMLSVAGNGGKGEGVLAPTAVGGTAGQGDAGSGVTVAVIDTGVADTALLTRESGRLVDGADTSGEGDGPRDGHGHGTFMANLVAGGKWKGMQVGVAPAARVVDVKVATADGSTSLSRVLDGFDWVVQNRARLDIDVVSLSLSAARPEEGYGRDPLTDGAERLRDAGIVVAVATGNDPSQVGDPGQDPLLMAVGAADTTQTAASTASFSGSAVVAGLQRPDLVAPGVSVLSVLPPSSRIAQSNPEAQTDSGLWSGSGTSQATAVAAGAVAVFLSGREGLSPDDVRVSFAHAASPLSGTADGAGLLRIPTEVRRAADQPAWDGSGTAGEPAPTATSWSATSWSASSWSATSWSATSWSATSWSATSWSATSWSLR; encoded by the coding sequence GTGCGATTCGTACCGCTGACCGGCGCCGCCGGTCTCCTCGCAGTGGCCCTGTCGGCCACGCCGTCGGTCGCGCAGCCGGAGCGCCCGCAGGCCGGAGCCGCGGGCAGTGCCCGCTTCGTGCTGTCCGTCGCGCCGGGCTTCGACACCGGCGCGCTGCCGGCAGGGGTCACGGTCGCCCGGGAGCTGACGGCTGTGGGTGCGGTCGTGGTCGACGCCGCTCCGGCGGACCTGCTGTCCTTGCGGTCGGTGCCGGGGGTGCGCGGGGTCGCGCCCGACCGGATGCTCTCCGTCGCCGGCAACGGGGGCAAGGGCGAGGGCGTCCTCGCGCCGACCGCCGTCGGAGGCACCGCGGGGCAGGGCGACGCGGGCAGCGGGGTGACGGTCGCCGTCATCGACACCGGAGTCGCCGACACCGCGCTGCTGACCCGCGAGAGCGGCCGGCTCGTGGACGGCGCCGACACCTCCGGTGAGGGCGACGGGCCGCGCGACGGGCACGGGCACGGCACGTTCATGGCCAACCTGGTGGCCGGCGGCAAGTGGAAGGGCATGCAGGTCGGCGTCGCGCCGGCGGCCCGCGTCGTCGACGTCAAGGTCGCGACCGCTGACGGCTCGACCAGCCTCTCGCGCGTGCTCGACGGCTTCGACTGGGTGGTGCAGAACCGCGCCCGCCTCGACATCGACGTCGTCTCCCTCAGCCTGTCCGCCGCGCGCCCCGAGGAGGGCTACGGGCGCGACCCCCTGACCGATGGGGCGGAGCGCCTGCGCGACGCGGGGATCGTCGTGGCGGTCGCCACCGGAAACGACCCCTCGCAGGTCGGCGACCCCGGCCAGGACCCGCTCCTCATGGCGGTGGGCGCGGCCGACACCACGCAGACGGCGGCGTCGACCGCGTCGTTCAGCGGCTCCGCCGTCGTCGCGGGGCTGCAGCGCCCCGACCTCGTCGCGCCCGGCGTCTCGGTCCTGTCGGTCCTCCCGCCGTCGTCGCGGATCGCGCAGAGCAACCCGGAGGCGCAGACCGATTCCGGACTGTGGAGCGGCAGTGGCACCAGCCAGGCGACCGCGGTCGCCGCGGGTGCCGTCGCGGTCTTCCTCTCCGGCAGGGAGGGGCTCAGCCCCGACGACGTGCGCGTCAGCTTCGCCCACGCCGCCAGCCCGCTGTCCGGCACCGCGGACGGCGCGGGCCTGCTGCGCATCCCGACCGAGGTCCGGCGCGCGGCGGACCAGCCCGCGTGGGACGGCAGCGGCACGGCCGGCGAGCCGGCACCCACCGCCACCTCCTGGTCGGCGACCTCGTGGTCGGCGTCGTCCTGGTCGGCGACCTCGTGGTCCGCCACCTCCTGGTCGGCGACGTCCTGGTCCGCCACGTCCTGGTCCGCGACCTCCTGGTCGCTGCGCTGA
- a CDS encoding glycosyltransferase family 2 protein — protein MSKIRAAVLILTKNEEPVIARTLQSVADFDQIVVVDSGSKDRTEDIARGHGAEVVRFEWNGRYPKKKEWALLHAPLRHGWVLYLDADEVVTKELSEEIRHRLETADSLGIAAFDVTIDYHFMGRKLRHGHKVSKRVLVRRDKTQWPQVDDLGAVNMWEVEGHYQPVVEGRVDALKATMAHEDLDSLYDYFGRHNRYSDWEAHLLARPGAAEEVLRHRSVRAQRYARIPFRPFAFFVYAYLLRGGCFDGSAGFHYAVAQSFYLWQVGVKAKEFRRG, from the coding sequence ATGAGCAAGATCCGCGCTGCCGTGTTGATCTTGACCAAGAATGAGGAGCCCGTGATCGCGCGGACCTTACAAAGCGTCGCAGACTTCGATCAGATCGTCGTGGTCGACAGCGGTAGCAAGGATCGCACCGAGGATATTGCTCGCGGGCACGGAGCTGAGGTCGTCCGCTTTGAATGGAATGGGCGATACCCGAAAAAGAAGGAGTGGGCGCTGCTTCATGCTCCCTTGCGCCACGGATGGGTGCTGTATCTCGACGCAGACGAAGTCGTGACAAAGGAGCTCTCCGAGGAAATCCGGCATCGTTTAGAGACAGCGGATTCGTTGGGCATCGCGGCGTTTGACGTAACCATAGACTACCATTTTATGGGGCGAAAACTGCGTCACGGGCACAAAGTAAGCAAGCGGGTACTAGTACGCCGTGATAAAACGCAGTGGCCTCAGGTAGATGACCTCGGCGCGGTCAACATGTGGGAGGTAGAAGGGCATTACCAACCTGTCGTAGAGGGTCGGGTCGACGCCTTAAAGGCGACGATGGCGCACGAGGATCTGGACAGCTTGTATGACTACTTCGGGAGGCACAATAGGTACAGCGATTGGGAGGCGCATCTGTTAGCTCGGCCCGGGGCAGCGGAGGAAGTTCTGCGGCATCGGTCGGTTCGGGCGCAACGCTACGCGCGCATTCCGTTCCGGCCGTTTGCCTTTTTTGTGTACGCCTATTTGCTGCGCGGGGGCTGTTTCGACGGCTCGGCCGGCTTCCACTACGCAGTCGCTCAATCCTTCTATCTATGGCAAGTTGGCGTGAAGGCAAAGGAGTTCCGTCGTGGGTAA
- a CDS encoding DUF4012 domain-containing protein yields the protein MTRRRRALVLVAVLATLLLGVGSWLAARGVMARDELLGARADLATARAALMAHRNEAADVAIERAATRTRRAVALMHDPVFRAAARLPLVGRSVRVGQEVASAAEVVAADILPDALVTARALDPSLLRRPDGSVDVIRLRAASPRVTQLSVRATALARQTAGLPRARVLGVVDRGRDDMLGQLDELAEGLDNASRAVRLAPVLLGADRPRRYFVLVQQTSESRGTGGLLGGFAVLEARSGRVTVSAQGSTADLRNGPVRVPAEVPQDYRDLYTADGIVPFWQNINLSPDLPMVAKVVAARWTSQTGQTIDGVVALDAIALSDILSGSGLVDLGNRTIRPEQLPEYLAVGQYREFVTLAERRARKDKLAAVSQAVTSRLTRGGGSSANLVRGLAKAVSSGHLRMASEDPALGPELREAGIDGGLPRGPAPVAYPVVYNSSAGKLDYFLDRHVRYTVGSCDGERRASTIEVRLRNSAPATGLPPYLTIDYDGHVERQSYDASVVLSVYGTQGALLDTATLDGEPVSLLPTGPGGPFLTPATESGLPLWYLDLDLPRGTTRTLTLHLDEPVVGGPPRLPEQPLARSLEATTSGPTC from the coding sequence GTGACAAGGCGACGGCGCGCGCTCGTCCTGGTCGCGGTCCTCGCGACTCTGCTCCTCGGAGTCGGCAGCTGGCTGGCCGCGCGGGGCGTGATGGCGCGTGACGAGCTCCTGGGTGCCCGCGCCGATCTGGCCACCGCGCGCGCCGCTCTGATGGCGCACCGCAACGAGGCGGCAGACGTGGCCATCGAGCGAGCTGCGACGCGCACGCGACGCGCGGTAGCGCTCATGCACGACCCGGTCTTCCGGGCGGCTGCCAGGCTTCCCCTCGTCGGGAGGTCTGTCAGGGTCGGCCAGGAGGTCGCGAGCGCGGCCGAGGTCGTGGCCGCGGACATCCTCCCTGACGCACTGGTCACGGCGCGTGCCCTCGATCCCTCGCTGCTCCGGCGACCCGACGGGAGCGTGGACGTGATCCGGCTCCGTGCGGCGTCCCCTCGCGTGACCCAGCTCTCCGTCAGAGCCACGGCGCTGGCGCGTCAGACCGCGGGTCTGCCGCGCGCCAGGGTGCTCGGCGTCGTCGACCGCGGGCGGGACGACATGCTGGGTCAGCTCGACGAGCTCGCCGAGGGTCTCGACAACGCCTCACGGGCGGTGCGTCTCGCACCGGTGCTGCTCGGCGCGGACCGGCCCCGGCGCTACTTCGTGCTCGTCCAGCAGACGTCCGAGAGCCGTGGCACCGGTGGGCTCCTGGGGGGGTTCGCGGTGTTGGAAGCGCGCAGCGGCCGCGTCACCGTGTCGGCGCAGGGCTCGACCGCCGACCTGCGCAACGGACCGGTGAGAGTGCCCGCCGAGGTACCGCAGGACTACCGCGACCTCTACACCGCCGACGGCATCGTCCCGTTCTGGCAGAACATCAACCTGAGCCCGGACCTGCCGATGGTGGCCAAGGTGGTCGCGGCCCGGTGGACGTCGCAGACGGGTCAGACCATCGACGGCGTGGTCGCGCTCGACGCGATCGCACTCTCCGACATCCTCAGCGGAAGCGGCCTCGTCGACCTCGGCAACCGCACGATCCGTCCCGAACAGCTGCCCGAGTACCTCGCAGTCGGCCAGTACCGCGAGTTCGTCACCCTCGCGGAGCGCCGCGCGCGAAAGGACAAGCTGGCGGCGGTGTCGCAGGCCGTCACGTCACGGCTCACCCGGGGGGGCGGGAGCTCCGCCAACCTCGTGCGCGGGCTGGCCAAGGCGGTGAGCAGCGGCCACCTCCGGATGGCGAGCGAGGATCCGGCGCTGGGCCCCGAGCTGAGAGAGGCCGGGATCGATGGGGGGCTTCCACGGGGACCCGCGCCCGTCGCCTACCCGGTGGTCTACAACTCCTCGGCCGGCAAGCTCGACTACTTCCTGGACCGGCACGTGCGCTACACGGTCGGGTCCTGCGACGGAGAGCGGCGGGCCAGCACCATCGAGGTGCGGCTGCGCAACAGCGCACCGGCAACCGGACTCCCGCCGTACCTGACCATCGACTACGACGGCCACGTGGAGAGGCAGAGCTACGACGCGTCGGTCGTCCTGTCGGTCTACGGCACCCAGGGCGCCCTGCTCGACACAGCCACCCTGGACGGCGAACCGGTGTCACTCCTGCCGACCGGGCCGGGCGGACCCTTCCTCACACCTGCGACGGAGTCCGGCCTGCCGCTCTGGTACCTCGACCTCGACCTACCGCGCGGCACGACGCGCACCCTCACGCTCCACCTGGACGAGCCCGTGGTCGGGGGCCCGCCACGACTGCCCGAGCAGCCCCTGGCCAGAAGCCTCGAGGCGACGACGTCTGGGCCGACCTGCTGA
- a CDS encoding acetyltransferase: MRFLAINENVSVGENLRVGRGVVLSSPHGLRIGRGVAIGPRTTIQVDGSIGNFTVIGMNVQIAGRHDHAIDEIGTPILESVWVGDRPARPEDAVSIGVDVWIGGHATVLSGVTIGDGAIIGAAAVVTNNIPPFAIAVGCPARVVAYRFGSDAQRAEHLALLSRR, translated from the coding sequence ATGCGTTTCCTTGCTATCAATGAAAATGTTTCCGTCGGAGAAAACCTGAGGGTGGGACGCGGCGTCGTCCTTAGTTCCCCTCACGGCCTGCGAATCGGCCGGGGGGTGGCAATCGGGCCGCGGACGACAATTCAGGTGGACGGTTCGATTGGAAACTTCACCGTTATTGGAATGAATGTGCAGATCGCCGGTAGACACGATCACGCCATCGACGAAATCGGTACGCCGATCCTCGAGTCCGTATGGGTCGGCGATCGTCCGGCGCGGCCGGAGGACGCGGTCAGCATCGGCGTCGATGTTTGGATTGGTGGTCATGCCACCGTTCTGAGCGGCGTCACGATCGGGGATGGCGCGATAATTGGCGCCGCAGCGGTGGTGACGAACAACATTCCACCGTTCGCCATAGCGGTAGGATGTCCTGCCCGAGTCGTCGCGTACAGATTCGGAAGCGATGCGCAACGTGCGGAGCATCTCGCGCTCCTTAGCCGCCGTTGA
- a CDS encoding LPXTG cell wall anchor domain-containing protein, whose product MSVSRVGSAAAAVTLGGLAVFGLQAPAFATHNCPNPAGHYPPGQCPPKTSVEDPTPVPGQKYKVHGEGFKPGSQVEVYAESTPILLGTFTADSIGVIDAEVTIPLGLSVGAHSIVLTGVSPTGAPLRISTPITVTAANVAIARGGTGAPGGGLGLPATGNEIALVSVTGLALVGVGAGAVIAGRRRRMTDSPA is encoded by the coding sequence ATGTCCGTCTCCCGTGTGGGATCTGCGGCTGCAGCCGTGACCCTGGGCGGCTTGGCGGTCTTCGGACTCCAGGCGCCCGCCTTCGCGACGCACAACTGCCCCAACCCGGCTGGGCACTACCCGCCTGGCCAGTGCCCGCCCAAGACCTCCGTCGAAGACCCCACTCCCGTACCCGGCCAGAAGTACAAGGTGCACGGCGAGGGCTTCAAGCCCGGTTCGCAGGTCGAGGTCTACGCGGAGTCGACGCCGATCCTCCTCGGGACGTTCACCGCTGACAGCATCGGTGTCATCGACGCGGAGGTCACCATCCCGCTCGGCCTGAGCGTGGGTGCGCACAGCATCGTCCTGACCGGTGTGTCGCCCACTGGCGCACCGCTCAGGATCAGCACGCCGATCACGGTCACCGCAGCCAACGTGGCCATCGCGCGCGGTGGCACGGGTGCGCCTGGTGGCGGGCTCGGCCTGCCGGCGACCGGCAACGAGATCGCGCTGGTGAGCGTCACCGGTCTGGCGCTCGTCGGCGTCGGCGCCGGCGCTGTCATCGCGGGTCGTCGCCGTCGGATGACCGACTCACCTGCCTAG